The nucleotide sequence tatgcatatattaactcttcttcttcttagacCTCTGGAAGTTCATGCCAAAGAAATCATATATGAACTCAGCTGCTCATTCATCAGTCAAACTTGTCCTCTCGTGGATGTGTAAGCTGTGCTCAAGCGAACCTTCTGGTGAATGAAATCTCCTATTTGAACCAACTCAAATTTCCAAATATTTCTTTAGCTCACTGATCAAAAACAGATATTTCGTTATGCAATTACAGCGACAGAGATGGCTGATATCGTTGAGCAAAGCATTTTATCATGACTCAGATCCCAGATTATGTAAGAGAAGTTATTCCATAGAACACAACACAGAACAACAAGAAGGATGAACAACTAATCTGATAGCAGAAGACACAAGGATTCACTGAACTCATCCTCTGCTCAGATTTTAGATGGTGTATTGGGGTGACGAGCAACTATCTGGTTATAAGCATTCAGCGTGAGGAAGTCGTCCAGCTCCGGTGACGTGCACTGCCTGGTGAAGATCCTGCAGGCCTCTTCAAACTTCCCACGCTTAAACTTCTCTAACCCCACCTCCATCTGGATCCTTGCCATCTCCTCTTCCACCACCCTTCCGAACAGCTCCGGCGTCACCCTCACCCTCACCTCCTCGCCGTCCAGCACCGCGCCGTACTTCAACCACTGCCAGTTCTGGACCCTGCTGATCTCCGCGGTGGCTGCGTCCTCCATGAGGTTGTAGAGGGGCACTGACCCCGTGCCGGTGAGCCAGGCCGCTAGGTACTGGATGCCGACGCGAGTGTTCAGCCGGAGGCCTTCCATCGTCCTCACGCCCCGGGGCCTCTGCAGAAGGTCCTCCTCGGTGATGTTTCCGGCATCTTCTCTCCTCGCCATCTGAATCTGGTTGGGTTTGCCGCCCATGTTGCTGGTGAAGACTTCCATGATAGGCGGGATAAGGCCGGGGTGAGCCGCCCAGGTCCCGTCGTGGCCGGCGCGGACCTCTCGCAGCTTGTCCTTCCGCACCAACTCGAGGGCGGCTTCGTTCGCCGCCGGGTTATCCTTGATTGGGATTTGGGCAGCCTTTCACATAGCAGAACGATCGATCAGTGCGTCGACATATCTTCGTCGATGGAGAAGCTCTCAGAGATTAAGGTTCATGGCTTACCATGCCGCCCATGGCGTGGACGCCGCGGCGGTGGCAGGTGCGGATGAGGAGGTCGGAGTAGCTCCGCATGAAGTGTTGGGTCATCCCGACTTGGACGCGGTCGGGGAGGAGGCGATCCGGATGGCCTTGGAAGGTCTTGACGTAGCTGAAGATGTAGTCCCATCTCCCACAGTTGAGCCCGATGGAGTGATCCCTCAGCTCGTAAAGGATCTCGTCCATCTGAAACACCGCGGGAAGCGTCTCAATCAGGACCGTCGCCCTGATGCTCCCCTTCTCTATTCCCGCGAACTTCTCGGCCCTCTCGAACACACGGTTCCATATCTTCGCCTCCCTTTGAAGCTCATAATCACCTTGTCAAGTGTTTGATAAAATGTTGCAGATGAAAGTAGTGAAACAGGTGTCCAGCTCTAAGCTAACCTCGAGTGCTCTATCTTGGGGAGATAGAAGAAAGGCCCGTAACCGTCGCCTTGAGTGGCCCGGAACTTGGCATGGTTGTGGAAGAAGTAAAGACCGAAGTCCACAAGGCAGCCGATCACAGGCGCGCCGTCTACGAGGATATGGTCCTCCGGCAGGTGCCAACCCCGGGGCCGGACGAAGAGCTTCGCAGTCTCGTCGTTAAGCTTGTACACCCTGTTCCGTGCCTGGTCATTGAAACTTATCGTCCCGTTTACGGCGTCTCGCAGGTTGACTTGGCCTCTCATCAGGTTCTCCCAGCTCGGCGACAGGGCATCCTCGAAGTCAGCCTGCAAAGGAGCTCCATTGAATGAGGTAATGGAAGACACTTTTTGGCGCTCTCATCATTCTAGGCCTGTTAGAGTTGAACTTAGTTTGTTTCCTCAAGTGCTCAGCTATTTGCCAAAGCTTAGCAGCTATTTCTCGAGGAATTCCTTCGACGGAATTGAGTATAATGCATCTGAACACATTTGCAGTTCATCTTTCACTCATCAGCATGGTCAATGGATCATTTAATTGGAGACAAACAATAACATGTACCATGAAGACTTTGGCTCCGGAGTTGAGTGCGTTGATGATCATCTTCCGCTCGACCGGTCCAGTGATCTCGACGGTCCGGTTGGCGACGGCCGGGGGCACCAGCGCGCACGCCCAGTCGCCTTCCCTGATAAGCCTCGTCGCCGGGTCGAACCCCGGCAGCTCGCCGGAATTGTACCTCCTCTGTACCTCGCGGCGGCACTCCATCGCGTACCGAATGTGGTCGCGGAACTCCCGCTGCAACGCCGCGACGAACTGCAAGGCATCCCTGGTGAGGATCCCCGCGAACTCCTCGTCGTACCTCCCCCCGACGTCCACCCCCTCCGGCACGTCATAGAAGCCCAGGTAAGTAGCCATCATCAAAGCTCTTTATATATAGACTTGTTCCGGTGTTATACTGCCGTTCTATGTGAAGGGGTATAGTATATATATAGACGCGGACGAAATACACAGGGAAGGGAGTGGATACCGGATATGCATGGCGTCTtgccatggagagagagagagagagagagagagagagagagagagagagagagaggagattggTTGGAGTTTAGTGCGGAAGATGAACGGGGATAAGAGTCAGTTGCACTCGGGGTTGTGTCATGGCATGGGCTCTGCAATCTGCCGACCTAGGAAGGCGTAGTTGACACGGAGCCCAGTTAGCCAATTTATACGGGCATGCACCTCTAGCAAGCTGAGGTGGCAGCATGTTGGGCGTCGGATTTTAGATGTACGATCAGGAGGGTTCCTCTGCGGATAACCATTACACTCCGGTTGCTTCTACGGAAGCTGTTGCCGTAGTAGTCAGAATGATCGAACCAGTTTAAGTCTCCGATCATTATGAATTTATTCGATCATagatttaattttaaataaattaaaaatatatgtaaCTACATATAACTGGATTTACCTTTTTGTTGCGTGCTATTGATCTTCGATGTTTACCATATTATTGTCACTGTTTCAGTTGCTAGCATGTCGATACAATCATAATAACCAAAGACAAGCGGGATGATGATTTTTAATTCAAAAAACATTGATCGATATTGGACCATCTCTGAATTGTTTTGAAGATAACTCATTGCTTACATTATTTATTATAATGTCTTTATAATAAGATAGGTGATAACAAATAGGCATGGACATACAATAAAGTTTGTTATTCCAAAATTAGCCACATTAGTATtactatagaaatattttgagttAAGAATGATTCAGAAAATATTTTCCTAATAATAAGTTATTAGGGAGCTTCTACTATAGGTAAAGCACGATCCACAGCTTGGGCTATactctctctttcttctctttcttctttttatctcTTCTATCTTGGAAAACCTACCGATTTAGTTGAGATGGACCCGATGACGAATGGGTTGGAGACTGACTTTTAACTGATATAGGATGGTGGAGATTTCATTGCAGTTCTTAATTGCAGCGTATCAAATAATCATTAGTTGCGTTATGTCTTAAATATTTCTTGGCGTCGGCTGTGAATTTGTCAATTAGcatgctattttttttttttcttccacatatatgcatatgaagatcaaaccgGAAGACCCTCTTGGATACAGACAATCCATCAATTGACATCCTGTTGATTGTGAGCTAGTAATATCTTGTAGTTTATAAACAAGTAAACATGTTTGCAAACTGCTAGGTTGTCGTCACAATAACTAGTTGTCTTCATTGAAAGATGTTTTCCAATGTAAGGGGTGGCTAAAGTTTGGATGGTATATAGCCCTTGCATTCCTTTCATTTGGAACCATACAAGTGATATACATTTTATATCCATCTTGATTTCCTttcaatcttatttttttaataaaattgataattaaatAAGCTGTTGTCATTTTGAGTTTGTAGAAAGAAATGAATCAATAAAATACAATTCGATAGAATAACTTATTAActtaataaaataaatcaatatttCAAAATGTTTAGGTTTTTTTGTTAGACTTGTTATTCTCCTATAAGCCAACTCAAATGGCATCTCACATCCAATATGAAAGTAAACTTAGGGTAATTAAGATGTCCACTTAAAGGTTCAAAGATAGCTTAGAAATATGAGATTCAGCCTATTGAGAAATACATGCTATGATTCAAATTTGAGGTCTCCCTTCAATTTTTAAGATccaaatataatctaaaattagACCTGAGATCCAACTTAGTAATGACTCCACGATATGAGACCTAAATTTGAGTTATTATAAATATTCACACTTCAAAGTTAGACGTTCATTCAAATAAGCATCCAAAATAGTACTTTTACAACTTTGATTTTTCATCTCCCTTTGCATttatatcactatttatattGAATTTGATAGGATGATTGATCGATTAACTAGATAAATTTAAATTGATAATTTAAATCTTAGTTAATGATAATAAGATTTATAATTGACTCAGGCAGTGTTACAAATCATGAGCATCTTTTCCTAGTCAAAAAAATGTCAGGTCAGATGTTATTTTTCGTGGTAGTTTCGCAGCCTTTCAAAAGGCACTGTCAACTAATTGGATTTGTCTTGCTCCCATTCAGCAGCACTGGCTGGACTTCGCTAATGGGAGAATTGAGATGCATCAGATGAGATGGGTGATGGGCTAATGGCCTCTCACTGATGGGTGGCTCCCATTAATCCATGGGGACCATTAGCTTTCGCTTGTGCCTCAAACACACCGTCCCCAATCCTGCTTCCTTCCCCTGTTCCACCCAATGCCCTGTTCATATACTTGGGGTCGATCGTCGATCGCTCTCCCTTTTCCACTGCCTCCAAAGCTCTTACGTTTACCGTTCTTCCTCCCCTGTTCTCACCGATTCCCTCGCCGTTCCTCGCTCCGGCCGATTGGGCCGCtgtcttttatggtcgatttcttCGGTTTTTATGGCTATCTGCCCTCGGTTTCGTCGAACCTTGTggcagattctgaccttttgagccTGGCTTCGGCGTTCCTTTCTTGATTGAAGCCCTaatccataaaataaaataaaataaaaagcgatttttccctttagtttcttgtttctttttccATCCCGGCCTTCAAAATCCGGCTTTTCAGCGATTTGTGTAATTTTCTGGCGTTGATTTCTGGTTCTGCAGCTTTGATTGTTCGTGATCTGTTTGCTTCGATAATTTTGGTGGATTTCGTCCCTTTCGAGAACGCTTAAatggctggagaaagctgcaatcTTGACAAAGATGAAGCGGAGATCTTCAAgccctctccctcttcttccccttctccttcgcCACCTTCACCCCCATCGTCATCGCAACCGCCGCCGCCTTCTTCTGTCCTTCTGAAACCGAGCGAGGAATCCGGTATTCAGAGGCCCGAGATACCGGAATCTCCTCCGGCCCCCACGATAACGTTTGCGGCTTCCTCCACACCGAAGCTTGACGAGGAGCCCTCCAACCCCGGGGAGGAATCCCCGGCTCCTGTTAGATTCAGCAACAGATGCTCTGCTTGCCGGAAAAAGGTTGGTCTCACCGGATTCCGGTGCCGGTGCGGCGATCTCTTCTGCGGTCGTCACCGGTACTCTGATGCCCATGAATGTTCTTTCGATTACAAGGCTGCTGGGAGGGAGGAGATCGCCAAGGCCAACCCTGTCATCAAAGCTGCCAAGATCATCAAGATCTGAGGTACAAATTTGGAacttttctttctcctcccttgtTAGGAGCTGTAGATAAATTGGTTTTCATCTGTATGGATGACTAATTGAAACAAATTAATATGAATTATACTATCTGATTCGGTTATCCAATTAATTATCGGTGGCATAGGGAATTTGATCTTGGTTTCACTGATGTTTAATCATATGCATTTGATATTAGTAATGAGGTATGTAGCTTTAGATTGATCCATATCTCCTCCTAATTGGAATTGAATGTCCTCGCCAAATGTTGATCTATAAGAATTCTTGATCTCCTCCTTTTGGGTTCTATTCTTTTGCACTAAAGATTGGAAAACAATTGGATAAGTAACTTGCAGTGGGTAagctttttgctatttacaatgGGAAAGGTGTAGCTTTAGATGATAAAGATGGGCCTTCATTTTGCATTGGATTCCTTCTTTTATTAATGTGTCTCCACATTATCTGTAGCCTATGAAACAATGCAGCATATGTTAAGCTATATCCCTGAAATAAGTGATGATCTCATGTAGATCTTCTCATGGAGCTCCAATTACTTGATTGATGAATGATTATTTCCTTAAAAAAAAGGTTGTGATCAATTTAAGGTAAATTATGTAGTTTAATGGGAATAAAGGTTCCATGATCTGTAATCTCCCTATGATTACTTTTTTAAAATTATCTTTGTGCTTATCCTCCTTTATACAGGCGGAGATTATGTGAACTAACAAAGAGGACAACGGTACATGCCATGATCTATCATCAATTAATACTATAAAATAATTTGGGAAATCATGTGGAACATGTTCttcatatttatttatgataactttcttattttttatgatgatgccTCTTCATGGAAGGTCAATTTCTGTCACAATACCATAACTTTATATAATTGTCTCTATAATTAATGCTTCGTTTTATTAGATTATTGATAACCTTTTTGGTAGCTACTTTTTGTTGTATAGTTATCACCCAACAAGTAGCTGGTggaggattttgttttttttttgggttccCATTTCAGCTTGCTCTTTTGGCATATAACAGTAGAACACAGAAAAATTATATGCATCAAATTATGTAATTCAACAAATGTGATTTTACATGTCTTTGTTTCTGTATACTTAAGCCAAATGTAATCGATAATAATTGATTCCGTGGATTCAGAATAGCAAGTTTCTGTTTGATCATATGGACCTTTTTTGTTGTTTATGGATGTTTTGTCGTGTCAAAAACTTGGAAcagaataacaacaacaaagccacaaGGCCTAACTTATAAAGAATGCATACTTAAAAGATTGTTTTGGTTTTGCTACTCCTTTTCTTGTGGATCGTCGTGAGTGGATCCCTTGCTTTTTTGACATGGCCAATTTTTGTCATTTGTATAGAATGAAGGTTGGGTGCATGATGATGAAGTGCATGAAGGCCAGCCTGGAAATGACTGCAAGTGGGTTCAAGCTTTCTCATGGTATAAACAAAAGCTTTCTGAAAGAAGAAATTGTTGTTGGTGCAGCCTTTTCTATTATACAGATTCCAACTAAAGGCTTCTGAATCAAGCACAAAGCTGAGGTCCACCAAGACCAAATTCTCTCTCTGTTCCCTGGATGTGTTTGAGGTTATTCTTCTATTGATGGTTCAAGTAATTGTGCTCTGTATAACCTTCATTATCTTTTGCACTAAGTATTATGCTTATCATCAAATTAATCAGGTGTGATTCTTCTGATCTGTAGTGATACTGCagatcaaggatttaaattttggttaGGTATTGGTTTTCGGTAACTTATCGGATATTAATGTATTTGGAAGAAAAAGGAACAAATGCACTTTTTTGTCTTTTAGGTGGGGTGAAAAGGAAAATTATTGTCAACACCTTTATTTAACTACAACACCCAACACctgtttaataatatatataatctgaGGAGttcagtattttttatttttttttgaagaaaataatCCAAATACATCATTTTGAATAATTctagtattttttaaataaaattgaatCAATCTGTGATGATgacatttaaataattaaaaaaaattatatatgataaaaataatttcaatttaaataaataaaacatgATGATACCTTGGATGATATCTTACTGTTGGTCatagttaaaaataaaaattaaataataaaaagagattAAATGGTTTTGTAAGATCTTGACCCTCACCATgctcaaatgctaggtcggctcggctctgatatcaaatattatgactcgggcctgatgggctaactggctatcaatttcgtttgatctaaaccattgaccaaaatgcttaagctgaagttgataatagtacactcatcatattcttataagtcaatcttaatcctgtccacttttgatgtgggactaatcaggggtattACAATTAGTATACTCataagacccttataagtcaatcttaatcctgcccactttcgatgtaggACTAATCAGGAGTTTTACATTTTCTCTATTTTCTTATGGATCAATTCATATGGTATAATTTTTTAGTATTtgcaaaaatattttgtttttgtCACAATGTAAAAACACTATGTTTTTAGTAATATCAAGGAAAATACCATAACATAGTACAAAAATTCGCCCTAACTTCTTTGTCATTTTGTCCCCCTTCTTAACCAAATGTTGCAAAACTTTGGTAAAGTCCGGGTTAAATCCAGGTCAATTCATTTGCATATTAGGCTATGAACCATACATCACTCCttgtcaaaaaaaaagaaaaatcataatcTATAAGAACTGTTCCTGTGCAATCAAAAATCATATTTGGTTCATATATAGGTATAATATAAAGGACTGCAATGTTTTGCAGCTtaaaaacaataacaaatgaagttATTCTTCTCATTCAGACTGCTGCAGCTTTAAGAGTGACAAGGTCTGATATCTTGTTTGTGTAGAAATCTGGT is from Musa acuminata AAA Group cultivar baxijiao chromosome BXJ3-8, Cavendish_Baxijiao_AAA, whole genome shotgun sequence and encodes:
- the LOC103995996 gene encoding malate synthase, glyoxysomal, giving the protein MMATYLGFYDVPEGVDVGGRYDEEFAGILTRDALQFVAALQREFRDHIRYAMECRREVQRRYNSGELPGFDPATRLIREGDWACALVPPAVANRTVEITGPVERKMIINALNSGAKVFMADFEDALSPSWENLMRGQVNLRDAVNGTISFNDQARNRVYKLNDETAKLFVRPRGWHLPEDHILVDGAPVIGCLVDFGLYFFHNHAKFRATQGDGYGPFFYLPKIEHSREAKIWNRVFERAEKFAGIEKGSIRATVLIETLPAVFQMDEILYELRDHSIGLNCGRWDYIFSYVKTFQGHPDRLLPDRVQVGMTQHFMRSYSDLLIRTCHRRGVHAMGGMAAQIPIKDNPAANEAALELVRKDKLREVRAGHDGTWAAHPGLIPPIMEVFTSNMGGKPNQIQMARREDAGNITEEDLLQRPRGVRTMEGLRLNTRVGIQYLAAWLTGTGSVPLYNLMEDAATAEISRVQNWQWLKYGAVLDGEEVRVRVTPELFGRVVEEEMARIQMEVGLEKFKRGKFEEACRIFTRQCTSPELDDFLTLNAYNQIVARHPNTPSKI
- the LOC135645545 gene encoding zinc finger AN1 domain-containing stress-associated protein 15-like, encoding MAGESCNLDKDEAEIFKPSPSSSPSPSPPSPPSSSQPPPPSSVLLKPSEESGIQRPEIPESPPAPTITFAASSTPKLDEEPSNPGEESPAPVRFSNRCSACRKKVGLTGFRCRCGDLFCGRHRYSDAHECSFDYKAAGREEIAKANPVIKAAKIIKI